The window CGTGACCGATCCGCACGACGATCTCGCAGACCGCGTCGCCGCGACCCGCGCCCAGCTGTTCGACACCCTCGACGCGATCGAGGACAAGCTCAACGTCCCGAAGCAGATCGGCATCGCGGCGTCGAAGCTCAAGCGCGGGATCGACGAGAAGCCGGTCCCGTACCTGGCCGGGCTCGCAGCCGGAGTAGCGGTGGTCGGGGGTATCGTCGTGATGGTGCTCCGACGGCGGTAGACCGCCCGAGCGCGGTCCACCGGGTGCGGGGCGGCCACGACCCTGGCAACCGATAGGACAAGGATCCATGAGTTCCGACGCGCCCACGAACACCGCGCCCGCGCATTCCCCGCACGAGACCGACCCCGCCACCGGGATCGATCCCAACCTGATGACGGCCTACGCGCTGTGGGCCGTCTTCCGCCGTCCGCTCGGACCCGTGCACCGAGTCGGTGAGGACGCCGTGGCCGAGCTGGACGCCGTGATCGCGTCCGCCGCCGAGCGTGGCGTGACGACCCGGGGCTTCTACGACGTCTCCGGGTTCCGCGCCGACGCCGACGTCATGATCTGGCTGCACGGCGACGACGCGCAGGCCGTCCAGGCGGTGCTGCGCGAGATCCGTCGCACCGGGCTCTTCCAGGACGCCGAGCCGGTCTGGCACGTCATGGCGATGCACCGCGAAGCCGAGTTCAACAAGCGGCACACCCCCGCCTTCCTGCGCGGCAAGGACCCCGAGGCGTGGATCACGGTGTACCCGTTCGTCCGCTCCTTCGAGTGGTACCTGCTGCCCGAGGACGAGCGCTCGAAGATGCTCCGCGACCACGGGATCGCCGGTGCGAAGTACCGCCGCGTCCTCACGAACACCATCGCGACCTTCGCCCTGAGCGACTACGAGTGGATCCTGCCGCTCGAGAGCCCCGAGCTCGTCGACCTCGTCGACCTGATGCGCGACCTGCGGGCCACCGAGGCGCGCCTGCACGTGCGCGAAGAGGTCCCCTTCTTCACGGGTCGTCGCGTGACGACCGCCGAACTCCCGGAGGTGCTGTCATGACCGACACCAGCATGATCACGAACGGCCAGCCCGTCCTCGCCGCCACCCCCGCGGCGGCGTCCGGACCGGAACACGTCGAGGTCCCGACCGCCTACGACGCGATCCTGCTCGCCGGCTTCGGTGGGCCCGAGGGCCAGGACGACGTCATCCCGTTCCTGCGCAACGTCACCCGCGGCCGGGGCATCCCGGACGAGCGGCTCGAGGAGGTCGCCCACCACTACCGGCACTTCGGCGGCGTGAGCCCGATCAACGCGCAGAACCGCGCGCTGAAGGCCGCGCTCGAGGCCGAGCTGGCGTCGCGCGGCATCGACATGCCCGTGCTCTGGGGCAACCGCAACTGGGAGCCCTACCTGGAAGGCGCCTTCACCGAGGCATCCGACAAGGGCTACAACAAGCTCATCGCCATCGCGACGAGCGCCTACTCGTCGTTCTCCAGCTGCCGCCAGTACCGCGAGGACTACGCGCGCGTCCTGGACGAGACCGGGCTGCTCGGCACCATCGAGATCGACAAGATCCGGCAGTTCTTCGACCACCCCGGCTTCGTCCGGCCCTTCGTCGACGGTGTCCGTGACGGCATGGCCCGTGCCATCGCCGAGAACGACGGGCTCGACGTCGCCACCGAGCTGCACGTGCTGTTCTCGACCCACTCGATCCCGTCGACCGACGCCGCGAAGTCCGGCCCGGACTACCGCGGCTTCGACGAGCACGGTGCCTACGAGGCGCAGCACCTCGCCGTGGCGCAGGTCGTCCTCGACCAGGCATGGGCGGAGCTGCTCGAGCAGCCCGAGCACGCGCACCTGCAGGGCACGTCGAAGCCGGCGTGGAAGCTCGTCTACCAGTCGCGCTCCGGCCCCCCGACGCAGCCGTGGCTCGAGCCCGACATCAACGACTACATGAACGAGGACCTCAAGGGCGGCTCGACGCGGGCCGTGCTGATCGTCCCGCTCGGCTTCGTCAGCGACCACATGGAGGTCATGTGGGACCTCGACGAGGAAGCCACCGAGACCGCCGGGGAACTCGGCTTCTGGTCGCTCCGCACGCAGACCCCCGGCATCGACCCGGCCTACGTGTCCGGCCTGGTCGACCTGGTCCTCGAGCGCGTCAACGGCACCCCGACCAGCGAGCGTCCGCACCTGACCGACATCGGCCCCTGGTACGACGTCTGCCGCCCGGGCTGCTGCGAGAACGTCCGCGCCGGCTTCAAGCCCGCCGCCGCCGGCGTCGCGCCGTGACCGACGGACCGACCCCGATCCGGCTCGGCACGCGCGCCAGTCGGCTCGCGGTCGCGCAGTCGCAGGACGTCGCCGACCGCCTGGCAGCGGCGGCCGGCCGCCCGGTCGAGCTCGTCACCGTCACGAGCGAGGGCGACACGAACCGTGCCTCCCTGGCGTCGCTCGGTGGCACCGGCGTCTTCGCCAGCGCCCTGCGCGAGGCCCTGGTCGCCGGCGAGGTCGACGTCCTCGTGCACTCGCTCAAGGACCTGCCGACGGCGCCGTACCCGGGCCTGACGATCGCCGCCGTGCCGAAGCGCGCGGACGCCCGTGACGTCCTCGTCGCCCGCAACGGTGCCACGGTCGAGAGCCTGCCCGAGGGGGCGAAGGTCGGCACGGGCTCCCCGCGTCGTGTCGCACAGCTCAAGGCCAAGCGCCCCGACCTGGACGTCATCGACATCCGCGGCAACATCGACACGCGCCTGGGTCGCGTGGACGACGACCTCGACGCCGTCGTGCTCGCCGCCGCCGGGCTCGGTCGCATCGACCGGCTGTCGGCCGCCACCGAACTGCTCGACCTCGGCTTCTGGCCGAGTGCTCCGGGTCAGGGCGCGCTGGCGATCGAGACCCGTGCCGACGAAGCCGACACGAACCTGCTCGCCGCGCTCCGGAAGATCGAGCACGCCCCGACCCGCCTGACGGTGACGGCCGAGCGCGAGGTCCTGGCGAAGCTCGAGGCCGGCTGCTCCGCCCCGATCGGTGCGACCGCGGTCGTCGACGCCGAGCTCCTCCTCGTCTCCGCCACCGTCTACAGCCCCGACGGCAGCGAGTACCGCACGGCGTCGCACGCGGCCGTGCTCGAGGGATCCGCGCAGGACCGTCTGGCCGAAGCGCTCGAGGTCGGTGGCCGCGTTGCCGCCGAGCTGCTCGAGAACGGTGCCGGTGACCTGGCGGACCTCGCCGACTCGGTGAAGTAGAGCCCGCCACGGACACGCCCGCTCCCGTCGTCGTCATCCCCCGGGGTGGCGCGTGGGGCGAGCGTGTCGCGGCGTCGGCCCGGCAGCGCGGGCTCGATCCGCGGGTCGTCCCCCTCATCACGACCGAGCCACCGCTCGACGGCGGCCCGCTCGACCGTGCGGTCGCCCGCTTGGCCGCCCGCCCCGCCCATCTCCCCGCCGCCCGCTCGCCCGAGGTTCCGAAATCTCGGCATCCGGAGGGGCACAACCGAGGCGGTTCGGAACCTCGACGGCGCACCGACGGCGAGTCTTCGCACCTGGACGGCGAGCGTGCACCCGCGGACGGTGACCAGACCGCGCTCGCCGGGTACACGTGGGTCGTGGTGACCAGTGCGACGGCCGTGACGGTGCTCGCGGAACGCGTGGCGGGCCTCCCGTCCGGGGTGCGGGTAGCGACGGTCGGGGGGCCGACCGCCCGTGCCGCGCGTGCTGCGGGCTGGGTCGTCGACCTCGTGCCGGACGAGGCCTCGGCCGCCGGGCTCGTCGCGGCCCTGCCGGACACCGACGGCACCGTGCTCTTCCCCCGCTCCGAGATCGCTGCGCCCACGCTCGTCGACGGGCTGCGGGCCCGCGGCATCGACGTGGACGACGTGGTCGCGTACCGTACCGTGGGGACCGGCGACGAGCCGATCACCCTCGACGCGGTGCCCGACGCGGTGCTCGTGACGAGCGGCAGCGTCGCCCGCGAGATCGCCCGCCGGGTGACCCCGCTCGACCCCCGCACCCTCGTGGCCTGCATCGGCCCCGGAACCGCCGCCGACGCGCGCGCGGCCGGACTGCCGGTCCACGTCGTCGGACCCACCCGGTCCGCAGAAGCACTGCTCGACGCCGTCGTCGAAGCCCTGAACCCCACCGTCCCCGAACAGGAAGGCCACCCGTGACCGGCCGTTTCCCACAGGTCCGCCCCCGTCGACTCCGCGCCACCCCCGCGATGCGACGGCTCGTCGCCGAGACCCGGCTGCACCCAGCCGAGCTCGTGCTGCCGATGTTCATCCGCGAGGGCGCGACCGACGCCGTCGACATCTCGAGCATGCCGGGCGTCCAGCAGCACTCGCTCGACTCGTTCCGGCGAGCACTCGTCGAGGCCGCGGGCCAGGGCATCGGCGGCGTGAACCTGTTCGGTGTGCCCACCACGAAGGACGCGACCGGGTCCGGCGCGACGGACCCCGACGGCATCCTCAACGTCGCCATCCGCGTGGCGAAGGAAGAGGTCGGTGACGACCTGGTCGTCCAGTCCGACCTGTGCCTCGACGAGTTCACCGACCACGGGCACTGCGGTGTCCTGGCGGCGGACGGCTCCGTCGACAACGACGCGACCCTGCTGCGCTACCGCGACATGGCGGTCGCGCAGGCCGAGGCCGGTGCCGAACTGGTGTGCCTGAGCGGGATGATGGACGGCCAGATCGCCGCCGCCCGCGACGCGCTCGACGTCGCCGGCCACACCGGCACGGCACTGCTGGCGTACGCGGCCAAGTACGCCTCCGCCTTCTACGGCCCCTTCCGCGAGGCCGTGTCGTCGTCGCTCGTCGGCGACCGACGGACGTACCAGATCGACGCCGCCAACGGTCGTCAGGGCCTGCGCGAGGTCGCGCTCGACGTCGACGAGGGCGCCGACGTCGTGATGGTGAAGCCCGCGATGAGCTACCTCGACGTGCTCGCCGAGACGGCCGCCACCTCGCCCGTACCGGTGTGGGCCTACCAGATCTCCGGCGAGTACGCGATGATCACCGCAGCCGCGCAGAACGGCTGGATCGACCGCGACGCCGCAGCGATGGAGTCGCTGGTCGGCATCAAGCGGGCCGGCGCCGACGCGATCCTGACCTACTTCGCCGTCGACATCGCACGGAAGCTCAACCAGGAGGCCGGCCTCCGGACCTCGGGTACCACCGCCGCAGTCGCCGGCATCGCCTCGACCGGGAAGGCCCCCGAATGACCACGAACGACCAGCTGTTCGGCCGCGCGAAGAACGCGATCCCCGGCGGCGTGAACTCGCCCGTCCGTGCTTACGGTTCGGTCGGTGGCACCCCGCGCTTCCTGGTGTCGGCGAAGGGCGCCTACGTCACCGACGCCGAGGGTCGCGAGTACGTCGACCTCGTCGCGTCGTGGGGGCCGGCGATCCTGGGCCACGCGCACCCGGGCACCGTCGAGGCCGTACAGCAGGCCGCCGCACGCGGGCTGTCGTTCGGCGCCTCGACCCCGGGCGAGACCGAGCTGGCCGAGCTCGTGAAGCAGCGGGTGTCGGTCGACGGCGACGGCCCCATCGAGAAGCTCCGCATGGTGTCCACCGGCACCGAGGCCACGATGACGGCGATCCGGTTGGCCCGTGGCTACACCGGCCGCGACCTGCTCGTGAAGTTCGCCGGGCACTACCACGGGCACTCCGACTCCCTGCTGGCCGAGGCCGGCTCGGGCGTCGCCACCCTGGCGATGCCGGGCAGCGCGGGCATCACGGCCGAGACCGCCGCGCAGACGCTCGTGCTGCCCTACAACGACCTCGACGCGGTCCGCCGTGCCTTCGACGAGCACTCCGAGCGCATCGCCGCCGTGATCGTCGAGTCGGCCGCGGCGAACATGGGCGTGCTCGCCCCCGAACGCGGCTTCAACCGGGCGCTCGCGCAGATCACGCAGTCGCACGGGGCGCTGCTCATCGTCGACGAGGTCCTGACCGGGTTCCGCGTCGGGTCCGCCGGATGGTGGGGCCTCGAGGCGTCGAAGGTCGTCCCCGACGGCGCCGGGTGGAAGCCCGACCTGATCACGTTCGGCAAGGTCATCGGCGGTGGCATGCCCCTGGCCGCGCTCGGTGGTCGCCGCGAGGTGATGGACTTCCTCGCCCCGCTCGGCCCCGTGTACCAAGCGGGCACCCTGTCCGGCAACCCGCTCGCGGTCGCCGCCGGCATCGCCACGCTCCGCGCCGCGACACCGTCCGTGTACGAGTCGCTGAACCACACGGCATCGGTCATCTCCGCGGCGACGTCGGACGCCCTGTCGGCGGAGGGCGTCGCCCACACCGTGCAGCGCGCCGGCAACCTGTTCTCGTTCGCCTTCACCGACACTGCGCCGCGGAACTACGACGACGTGCGGGCGCAGGACGTGTTCCGGTACGCGCCGTTCTTCCACGCGATGCTCGACGCCGGGGTGACCCTGCCGCCGAGCGTGTTCGAGGCGTGGTTCGTCACGGCCGCCCACGACGAACGAGCGGTCGGGCGGATCCTCGACGCCCTGCCCGCAGCGGCGAAGGCCGCGGCGGCTGGTTGACTGGACACATGCAACTCGCCGAGGCCCTCATCGAGCGCGCCGACCTGCAGAAGCGCATCGAACAGCTGCGCGGCCGCATCGCCGCGAACGCCCGCTACCAAGAGGGCGAGGAACCCGACGAGGACGCCCGCGAGCTCCTCGCCGAGGCGGAGCGGTCGATCGACGCGCTCGAGGTCCTGCTCGCCCGCATCAACGCGACGAACGCCAGCACCACCGTCGCGTCCGGGCAGACCGTGACCGCGCTGCTCGCCCGCCGCGATGCCCTGCGGCTGCGGCACGCGCTCGTCACCGGGGCGGCGGACGCCACGGCCGGTGCCACCGGCGGCTACCGTCAGCTCCGCAGCGAACTGCGGACGTTCGCCGCGCTGCCGACCGCCGAGCTCCGGTCGCGGGCCGACGCACTGGCGAAGGAGATCCGCGAGCTCGACGCCGTCGTCCAGCGCACCAACTGGGAGGTCACCCTGGTCGACTGAGCAGCGGGCGGTGCGTCGGTAGACGGACCGGGGCGGGTACGGACCCGATGACCGGCGGGCAACCCGGTCCCTGTCGGCGCAGTGGGCAGCGCCATGGCGAGAGCCGTGCACATCGCAGCCCAGTACGGCGCACCAGGTACGGTGCACACCGCACCACGCACAACCGCGTACCGACCGGACCGTCGAGGGCGGGACAGGGGACAGCACCGCCCCCACCCTCGACGACTCAGGAGCAGTCGGACTTGGTGAACGTCGTGTCGAGTGTCTTCGAGGAGCCGTCGAACGCGTAGGTGTACCGCATGTCGACGTCCTCGTCGAGGAGTTCCTTGGTGTCGCTGTTCGAGCAGAGTGTCGGGCCGACCGAATCGCGGATGG of the Curtobacterium sp. TC1 genome contains:
- the hemQ gene encoding hydrogen peroxide-dependent heme synthase, translating into MSSDAPTNTAPAHSPHETDPATGIDPNLMTAYALWAVFRRPLGPVHRVGEDAVAELDAVIASAAERGVTTRGFYDVSGFRADADVMIWLHGDDAQAVQAVLREIRRTGLFQDAEPVWHVMAMHREAEFNKRHTPAFLRGKDPEAWITVYPFVRSFEWYLLPEDERSKMLRDHGIAGAKYRRVLTNTIATFALSDYEWILPLESPELVDLVDLMRDLRATEARLHVREEVPFFTGRRVTTAELPEVLS
- a CDS encoding ferrochelatase encodes the protein MTDTSMITNGQPVLAATPAAASGPEHVEVPTAYDAILLAGFGGPEGQDDVIPFLRNVTRGRGIPDERLEEVAHHYRHFGGVSPINAQNRALKAALEAELASRGIDMPVLWGNRNWEPYLEGAFTEASDKGYNKLIAIATSAYSSFSSCRQYREDYARVLDETGLLGTIEIDKIRQFFDHPGFVRPFVDGVRDGMARAIAENDGLDVATELHVLFSTHSIPSTDAAKSGPDYRGFDEHGAYEAQHLAVAQVVLDQAWAELLEQPEHAHLQGTSKPAWKLVYQSRSGPPTQPWLEPDINDYMNEDLKGGSTRAVLIVPLGFVSDHMEVMWDLDEEATETAGELGFWSLRTQTPGIDPAYVSGLVDLVLERVNGTPTSERPHLTDIGPWYDVCRPGCCENVRAGFKPAAAGVAP
- the hemC gene encoding hydroxymethylbilane synthase; translated protein: MTDGPTPIRLGTRASRLAVAQSQDVADRLAAAAGRPVELVTVTSEGDTNRASLASLGGTGVFASALREALVAGEVDVLVHSLKDLPTAPYPGLTIAAVPKRADARDVLVARNGATVESLPEGAKVGTGSPRRVAQLKAKRPDLDVIDIRGNIDTRLGRVDDDLDAVVLAAAGLGRIDRLSAATELLDLGFWPSAPGQGALAIETRADEADTNLLAALRKIEHAPTRLTVTAEREVLAKLEAGCSAPIGATAVVDAELLLVSATVYSPDGSEYRTASHAAVLEGSAQDRLAEALEVGGRVAAELLENGAGDLADLADSVK
- a CDS encoding uroporphyrinogen-III synthase, which codes for MAARPAHLPAARSPEVPKSRHPEGHNRGGSEPRRRTDGESSHLDGERAPADGDQTALAGYTWVVVTSATAVTVLAERVAGLPSGVRVATVGGPTARAARAAGWVVDLVPDEASAAGLVAALPDTDGTVLFPRSEIAAPTLVDGLRARGIDVDDVVAYRTVGTGDEPITLDAVPDAVLVTSGSVAREIARRVTPLDPRTLVACIGPGTAADARAAGLPVHVVGPTRSAEALLDAVVEALNPTVPEQEGHP
- the hemB gene encoding porphobilinogen synthase: MTGRFPQVRPRRLRATPAMRRLVAETRLHPAELVLPMFIREGATDAVDISSMPGVQQHSLDSFRRALVEAAGQGIGGVNLFGVPTTKDATGSGATDPDGILNVAIRVAKEEVGDDLVVQSDLCLDEFTDHGHCGVLAADGSVDNDATLLRYRDMAVAQAEAGAELVCLSGMMDGQIAAARDALDVAGHTGTALLAYAAKYASAFYGPFREAVSSSLVGDRRTYQIDAANGRQGLREVALDVDEGADVVMVKPAMSYLDVLAETAATSPVPVWAYQISGEYAMITAAAQNGWIDRDAAAMESLVGIKRAGADAILTYFAVDIARKLNQEAGLRTSGTTAAVAGIASTGKAPE
- the hemL gene encoding glutamate-1-semialdehyde 2,1-aminomutase translates to MTTNDQLFGRAKNAIPGGVNSPVRAYGSVGGTPRFLVSAKGAYVTDAEGREYVDLVASWGPAILGHAHPGTVEAVQQAAARGLSFGASTPGETELAELVKQRVSVDGDGPIEKLRMVSTGTEATMTAIRLARGYTGRDLLVKFAGHYHGHSDSLLAEAGSGVATLAMPGSAGITAETAAQTLVLPYNDLDAVRRAFDEHSERIAAVIVESAAANMGVLAPERGFNRALAQITQSHGALLIVDEVLTGFRVGSAGWWGLEASKVVPDGAGWKPDLITFGKVIGGGMPLAALGGRREVMDFLAPLGPVYQAGTLSGNPLAVAAGIATLRAATPSVYESLNHTASVISAATSDALSAEGVAHTVQRAGNLFSFAFTDTAPRNYDDVRAQDVFRYAPFFHAMLDAGVTLPPSVFEAWFVTAAHDERAVGRILDALPAAAKAAAAG
- a CDS encoding DIP1984 family protein: MQLAEALIERADLQKRIEQLRGRIAANARYQEGEEPDEDARELLAEAERSIDALEVLLARINATNASTTVASGQTVTALLARRDALRLRHALVTGAADATAGATGGYRQLRSELRTFAALPTAELRSRADALAKEIRELDAVVQRTNWEVTLVD